Proteins co-encoded in one Malus sylvestris chromosome 7, drMalSylv7.2, whole genome shotgun sequence genomic window:
- the LOC126629658 gene encoding peptidyl-prolyl cis-trans isomerase CYP22, which yields MASGGGNAGGGVEWHLRPPNPKNPIVFFDITIGTIPAGRIKMELFADIAPKTAENFRQFCTGEYRKAGLPVGYKGCQFHRVIKDFMIQAGDFLKGDGSGCVSIYGLKFDDETFDAKHTGPGLLSMANSGPNTNGSQFFITCAKCDWLDNKHVVFGRVLGDGLLVVRKIENVATGPNNRPKLACVIAECGEM from the exons ATGGCGTCCGGTGGAGGGAACGCAGGGGGAGGAGTGGAGTGGCATCTGCGGCCTCCAAACCCTAAAAACCCAATCGTCTTCTTCGACATCACCATCGGTACCATACCCGCCGGTCGCATCAAGATGGAGCTCTTCGCCGATATTGCCCCTAAAACCGCTGAGAATTTCAG GCAATTCTGCACCGGCGAGTACAG AAAAGCTGGGTTGCCAGTTGGGTACAAGGGGTGCCAGTTCCACAGGGTGATTAAGGATTTCATGATTCAAGCTGGTGACTTTCTCAAG GGTGATGGTAGTGGATGTGTTTCCATCTATGGACTTAAGTTTGATGACGAGACTTTTGATGCCAAACACACTGGTCCTGGCCTCTTGTCAATG GCAAATAGTGGACCAAATACAAATGGGAGCCAG TTCTTTATCACTTGCGCGAAATGTGACTGGCTTGACAATAAACATGTTGTGTTCGGG AGAGTGCTTGGAGATGGTCTTTTGGTTGTTAGGAAGATTGAGAATGTGGCTACAGGACCCAACAATCGCCCTAAACTAGCTTGTGTTATTGCTGAATGCGGAGAGATGTAA
- the LOC126629023 gene encoding uncharacterized protein LOC126629023: MDANFHILSKLKAIHEEKFSCLWSHFVLLCFALCICIVWTSFHLLVSLRPIFWPLWFLFAVYFQPLGFQTRTKQKLCDIFIPEEFDPDLHGIDSYVTAYQIHSAVSHKQNLYHVLGIENPTVADAEILKKQYKRLALALHPDKNRSNAAEGAFKHIKAAWDVLSDPAKKDAYDKCLTRRLQAAYGSNKRRASECKPPPPHRSSAFPRKRSSPGGDGSCYKKTIKIIRKSNPGQKATVMMVSVRRVA; this comes from the exons ATGGATGCAAACTTTCACATTTTGTCCAAGTTGAAGGCTATTCACGAAGAAAAG TTTAGTTGCCTCTGGTCGCACTTTGTTTTGCTGTGTTTTGCTCTATGCATTTGTATTGTTTGGACCTCCTTCCATTTGCTGGTATCTCTTCGGCCTATATTTTGGCCTCTCTGGTTTCTCTTTGCTGTGTATTTTCAGCCTTTGGGATTCCAGACCAGGACCAAACAAAAATTGTGTGACATCTTCATTCCAGAAGAGTTCGATCCAGATTTGCATGGTATTGACAGCTACGTCACCGCATACCAAATTCATTCTGCCGTGTCACACAAGCAAAACCTGTACCATGTTCTTGGCATCGAAAACCCTACAGTTGCCGACGCAGAAATCCTCAAGAAACAATACAAGAGACTGGCACTAGCCTTGCACCCTGACAAGAATAGATCAAACGCCGCGGAGGGTGCTTTCAAGCATATTAAGGCGGCATGGGACGTTCTCTCAGACCCTGCTAAGAAAGATGCTTACGACAAGTGTTTGACAAGAAGGCTTCAAGCGGCTTATGGTTCCAACAAACGCAGAGCTAGTGAGTGCAAACCGCCACCGCCGCATAGGTCCAGTGCCTTCCCTCGCAAAAGGTCTAGTCCTGGTGGTGATGGAAGCTGCTACAAGAAAACCATTAAGATTATTAGAAAATCAAATCCAGGCCAAAAGGCAACTGTGATGATGGTATCCGTACGCCGAGTGGCTTAA
- the LOC126629025 gene encoding uncharacterized protein LOC126629025 — protein MTLLQIQEFAYQVHSAVSHKENLYRVLGIENPTVADSETIKKQYNRFALALHPDKNGSMAAEGAFKHVKAAWDVLSDPAKREAYDKSLRQRFQAAHGSNKRRASECKPAQPQRSSAFPRKGSSPGGDGSCYKKTIKIIRKSNPGQKATVMMVSVRRVAKCAPRFVINLPPWNFGVLTVVYVLFIQYNFVQLIKF, from the exons ATGACCCTTCTTCAAATACAA GAATTTGCATACCAAGTTCATTCTGCCGTGTCACACAAGGAAAACTTGTACCGTGTTCTTGGCATCGAAAACCCTACGGTTGCCGACTCAGAAACCATCAAGAAACAATACAACAGATTTGCACTTGCCTTGCACCCCGACAAGAATGGATCAATGGCCGCCGAGGGTgctttcaagcatgttaaggCAGCGTGGGACGTTCTCTCTGACCCAGCAAAAAGAGAGGCTTACGACAAGTCTTTGAGACAACGGTTTCAAGCGGCTCATGGTTCCAATAAGCGCAGAGCTAGTGAGTGCAAACCAGCACAGCCGCAGAGGTCCAGTGCCTTCCCTCGCAAAGGGTCTAGCCCTGGTGGTGATGGGAGCTGCTACAAGAAAACCATTAAGATTATTAGAAAGTCAAATCCAGGCCAAAAGGCAACTGTGATGATGGTATCTGTACGCCGAGTGGCTAAATGTGCTCCTCGCTTTGTTATTAATTTGCCTCCTTGGAATTTTGGAGTGCTTACTGTTGTATATGTACTCTTTATTCAATACAATTTTGTTCAACTAATCAAATTTTGA
- the LOC126629659 gene encoding dnaJ protein P58IPK homolog B-like, whose protein sequence is MAAVKALEAAEAYFMLGNFEYAIKQAKAAKEFDPDLHGIDSYVTAYQIHSAVSHKQNLYHVLGIENPTVADAEILKKQYKRLALALHPDKNRSNAAEGAFKHIKAAWDVLSDPAKKDAYDKCLTRRLQAAYGSNKRRASECKPPPPHRSSAFPRKRSSPGGDGSCYKKTIKIIRKSNPGQKATVMMVSVRRVA, encoded by the coding sequence ATGGCTGCCGTCAAGGCCCTAGAGGCTGCAGAAGCATATTTCATGCTTGGAAACTTCGAATATGCAATCAAGCAGGCCAAGGCAGCAAAAGAGTTCGATCCAGATTTGCATGGTATTGACAGCTACGTCACCGCATACCAAATTCATTCTGCCGTGTCACACAAGCAAAACCTGTACCATGTTCTTGGCATCGAAAACCCTACAGTTGCCGACGCAGAAATCCTCAAGAAACAATACAAGAGACTGGCACTAGCCTTGCACCCTGACAAGAATAGATCAAACGCCGCGGAGGGTGCTTTCAAGCATATTAAGGCGGCATGGGACGTTCTCTCAGACCCTGCTAAGAAAGATGCTTACGACAAGTGTTTGACAAGAAGGCTTCAAGCGGCTTATGGTTCCAACAAACGCAGAGCTAGTGAGTGCAAACCGCCACCGCCGCATAGGTCCAGTGCCTTCCCTCGCAAAAGGTCTAGTCCTGGTGGTGATGGAAGCTGCTACAAGAAAACCATTAAGATTATTAGAAAATCAAATCCAGGCCAAAAGGCAACTGTGATGATGGTATCCGTACGCCGAGTGGCTTAA
- the LOC126629027 gene encoding uncharacterized protein LOC126629027 — protein MATGRSRIPSNSVPQALCPDHISNLAQIAAVKAGEAAEAYFMLGNFEYAIKQAKAAKEFDPDLHGMDSYITAYQIHSAVSHKQNLYHVLGIENPTVADSEIIKKQYKRLALAFHPDKNRSIAAEGAFKHIKAAWDVLSDPAKKDAYDKCLKRRFQAAHGSNKRRASECKSPPSHRSSAFPRKRSSPGGNGSCYKKTIKIIRKSNPGQKATVMMVAVCRVA, from the coding sequence ATGGCCACTGGCCGCAGCAGAATCCCCAGCAACTCCGTTCCTCAAGCATTGTGTCCTGACCACATCTCCAACCTCGCACAGATAGCTGCCGTCAAGGCCGGAGAAGCTGCAGAAGCATATTTCATGCTTGGGAACTTCGAATATGCAATCAAGCAGGCCAAGGCAGCAAAAGAGTTCGATCCAGATTTGCATGGTATGGACAGCTATATAACCGCATACCAAATTCATTCTGCTGTGTCACACAAGCAAAACCTGTACCATGTTCTTGGCATCGAAAACCCTACAGTTGCCGACTCAGAAATCATCAAGAAACAATACAAGAGACTGGCACTAGCCTTTCACCCTGACAAGAATAGATCAATCGCTGCGGAGGGTGCTTTCAAGCATATTAAGGCGGCATGGGACGTTCTCTCAGACCCTGCTAAGAAAGATGCATACGACAAGTGTTTGAAAAGAAGGTTTCAAGCGGCTCATGGTTCCAACAAACGTAGAGCTAGTGAGTGCAAATCACCACCGTCCCATAGGTCCAGTGCCTTCCCTCGCAAAAGGTCTAGCCCTGGTGGTAATGGGAGCTGCTACAAGAAAACCATTAAGATTATTAGAAAATCAAATCCAGGCCAAAAGGCAACTGTTATGATGGTAGCCGTATGCCGTGTGGCTTAA
- the LOC126629663 gene encoding uncharacterized protein LOC126629663: MSGPSDRRFDLNLGEETATPSPDNIWRPSFISPTGPLTVGDSVMKNDMTAAVVARNLLTPKDNRLLSKRSDELAVKDSLALSVQCAGSVSNMAQRLFARTHQVESLAAEVMSLKQEIRGLKHENKQFHRLAHDYATNMKRKLDQMKESDGKVLLDHQRFVGLFQRHLLPSSSGAVPGNEASNDEPPMPHPSGVLSSTEAPDNHPPVLSLSGALPTAETSPKQPL, translated from the coding sequence atgtctggaccatccgaccgtcgttttgacctgaaccttggagaagagacagccacgccttctccagacaacatatggcgcccatccttcatatcccctactggtcctcttaccgttggggattctgtgatgaagaatgatatgaccgctgcagtggtggccaggaaccttctcactcccaaagataacagactactttccaaacggtctgatgagttggctgttaaggactctctggctcttagtgttcagtgtgcaggttctgtgtctaatatggcccaacgcctatttgctagaacccaccaagttgaatcattggctgctgaagtgatgagtctcaaacaggagattagagggctcaagcatgagaataagcagtttcaccggctcgcccatgactatgctacaaacatgaagaggaagcttgaccagatgaaggaatctgatggtaaggttttacttgatcatcagcggtttgtgggtttgttccaaaggcatttattgccttcgtcctctggggctgtacctggtaatgaagcttcaaatgatgaacctccaatgcctcatccttctggggttttgtcaagtactgaggctccggataaccaccctccggtgctttctctttctggggctctaccgactgctgagacttcccctaagcaacctttgtga